Genomic window (Pseudomonas xantholysinigenes):
GCGAACGACAGACCCACGCCATGTACTGTTCGAACTCCTTGCGCCGCACCGTGGGAAAACGGGCATTGAGAAATGCGTAGAGCCGCTCGGTCTTCTTCAGGAAAGCAATGAACGAATACGGGCTGCATGGATCGGCCAGGGTGACCAGGTCCTTGAGAAAGCTGGTGGTGAGCGAGGAATTCACATGCATCATGCCTTCGTGCCAGCGAAAATCCGCGCGGCGCTCGAAGAACATGCTCCGAAAGCCTTTGCACGGTTGCAGCAAGGCGGCCAGGCTCAGGTTGGCCGGGCCAATGCCCAGACCGATGACATCGAAGCGTTCGACATGACGCGACACGGCCTTCCCGGCCATCGACGGGATTTCATGGGTACTCATTGGAGTCACTCCTGCAAGCTTCAGGAAAGGGCTGCGAGCCCTGGCGGCCTCAATAGCGTTGCGGCGGTTCGCCCTCGCCCACGGTGAATGCGGGCGTGGCGTTGGCGAGTGCCATGTGGGCCAGTTGTCGGCCACAACTCACCGCCGTGGCGATGCCGCTGCCGCAGTAACCACCGCCCCAGCACACCGGGCCACTGCGCCCCGTGCGCGGCAGGCCATCAGGGGTGAAACCAAGGCTGCCGGACCACACCTGGCGCACCTCGATATCACCCAGCGACGGGAAGTAGCCGACCAGACGCTGGCGCAACGCCGCCACCACGGCCTGCGGCTCGGCCTCGAGGGGCACCAGGCCCAGGCGACTGCCGAACAGCAAGCGTCCCTGATGCACACGGAAATAATCCTTGTCGGCGGTCGCCGTGCCATAGACCCGTGGTTGCCGGCTGATCAGCTGCAGCGCCGCGGTGGCGAGTGGCGCGCTTTCGAACAGGTGGGTCTGGTGCAGCGTCAGGGGCTCGCGGGCAGCGGCCATCGACAGCGACCAGGCCTCTTCGCTGGCGATCAGCACTCGCGCTGTGCTGATCCGCCCCGCCGCCAGCACCAGGTCGACCGCGTCGAGCCCAGGCTCGAGCGCCAACACCGGGGTTGCATACTGGATGCACACACCAAGGGACTCGGCATGGTGACGCAGGGCAAGTAGCAGTCGCGCCGGCTCGATCAAGGCGAAATGCTCATTGAGCAACCCGCCCATCAGGCCTTGCGCGCCAGTCTGGCCGGCGACCTGGTGGGCATCCAGCCAGAGCACCCCACCACCGAGCAGCGCCTGGGCATCGAGGCCGCGTTGCCTGAGCGTCGACGCCGAAGTCTCATCCAGCGCCAGGGTGATATGCCCAGGCTGCGTCCAGGCGCAGTCATAACCGAACGCCTCGACCTGTTCCTTGAGCGCGCGCACCGGAGCCAGCGTTGCCTGCAGACGTTGCGCCGGATCGTGGTCGCCGTGAGCCGTCGCAGGCAACGCCGGCGGCATGACCGCCACCGAGCCGAAGTTGAACGCACTGGCGTTGTCGCCCCATTGCCCACGGTCGAGGACGCGCACCCGCGCGCCCTGCCTTGCCAGTTCGATGGCCGCGCTCAGGCCGCAATAGCCAGCACCGATGATCACTGCGTCGTTGGCCGCTGACCGGCCCTGAGCACTCACGCCTCACCTCCCGTAGAAGCCTGCGCCATGAAGCGCCGGTAATCGGCCTCGAAGAAGAACTCCGCTTGCCCCTCGGGCGGCTGCAACTGGTCCAGCCAGCAGGCCGTTTCGGAGTACCGCGCCAGGAACGGCCTGCCAAGCCAACGCGAATCGCGCGCCTGGATGAACTTCAGCAGGAAGTGGCGCTGTCCATGCAGTTCGAGGGTACCGCTGACCTCGACCTTGCCAGGCCCCGCGCTCATGGACGGGCCCCGCGCAGTCTTGGCCAGCCCCGACACCGACTCGATAGCCTCGCTGTAGATCGACAGCGCGCGGGCCAGGGGTATCTGGAAGTAGTCGCGCGGCCCGGTATCGCGCTCGACGAACATGTAGTAGGGCACTATGCCCAGGCGCACTTGCTCTTCCCAATTGCGCTTCCAGGTCGCCGCGCTGTCGTTGATGTGCTTGAGTACCGGGCCCTGCGCACGAATGACAATACCCAGTTGCTGCAGCGCGGCCACCGCTTCCTGGGCGATCGGCGTGGACAGCTCGCGCCAATGATTGAGGTGAGCCATGAGCGCGACATGCTTGCCACTGTCCACCAGGCGCCGCAGCACGGCCATGAGCTGCGGTGTATCGACGTCGCTGACGAAACGGTAGGGCCAGTAGGTCAGTGCCTTGGTGCCGATCCTGATGGTGGTGACATGGCGCAGGGCCGGGTCCAGGAAAGGTTCCAGGTAGCGCTTGAGGTGGGCCGCGGTCATCACCAGCGGATCGCCGCCGGTAAACAGAACGTCGGTGACTTCGGGGTGGCGCGCCAGGTAGCGGTGCAACTGTTCACCATCGTTGGAGGCAAACTTCAGCGACTTGTCGCCAATGAACTGCGGCCAGCGGAAACAGAAGGTGCAATAGCTGTGGCAGGTCTGCCCGTGGCTGGGGAAGAACAACACCGTCTGCGGATACTTGTGCTGCACCCCGTGCAAACGCTCGCCATCGAGCAGCGGCGCATTGAGCTGCTGCTGGGCCGGATGCGGGTTCATGCCGTCGCGCAAGCGTTGCACCAAAGTGTCCAGCGCCTGCTCGCCAGCACCGCTGCGCACGCAATGGGCGAGCCGCTCGAGATCCTCGGCGTCGAGCATCTGGGCCTGGGGGAAGGTCAGGCGGAAGATCGGGTCGTTTGGCACATCATGCCAATCGATCAGGTGCTTGATCACATAGTCGTTGACCTTGAACGGCAGCACCCGCGCCACCAGGCTGATCGCCTCCATCAACTGCGGTGCATGCTTGACCAGTTGCGGAATTTGCCCGAGCCGCTGGTGGCTGAACACGCGCATGGGTGGAGATGCCAACTGCGTTCGGCGCACGGTGGGCATCAGGTTGTAGGTTTCATTGGCTGAAACCTTGGTTATCAGGTTGTCCATCACCAGTTCCGACCTCATTTATTGAAGTTGTATTGAGTCAGTTTCCAGACGAAGCAAACCGCCGCCGGGTCTGCATCAACCCGGCGTTTCACACTGTCGAATTCAGCTGTGGCTGACGCTGCTCACAGCAGACGGGAACCGCCCGCGATGTCGCTCAACGGCGTGCCGTGGATCACGCCGCGGGGCTAGCGGTCCTGGCCGGCATAGGCGCGTTCGAGCTGGTCGAACCGTGCCTTGTCCACCAACCGCTGGCGCTCGGCGAACGGCACGACCAGGGCTGGGTCTTCATCCAGGCGGCCGTGCTCGAGCAAGGTCTTCAGGGCGCGTTGCATGCCCAGCGCCGCGCTCTGCAAACCGGCGTTGGCGTACAGCACGATGCCGTAACCCAGGTCGGCGAGCTCGGCCCGATCCAGTGTCGGGGTCTTGCCGCCGATCACGATGTTGATCAGGTTCGGCGTGCGGAACAGCCCAGGCAGGCGGCGAATGTCCCCCAGGCGCTCGGTGGCCTCGATGAACAGGATGTCCGCCCCGGCCTCCACATAGCGATGGGCGCGCTCGATGGCCGACTCCATGCCTTCCACCGCGCAGGCATCGGTGCGGGCAATGATCATCAGGTTCGGATCTTCACGGGCATCCACCGCAGCCTTGAGCTTGCCGACCATCTCGGCGCTGCTGATGACCTCCTTGCCGTTGAAGTGCCCACATTTC
Coding sequences:
- a CDS encoding NAD(P)/FAD-dependent oxidoreductase; this encodes MSAQGRSAANDAVIIGAGYCGLSAAIELARQGARVRVLDRGQWGDNASAFNFGSVAVMPPALPATAHGDHDPAQRLQATLAPVRALKEQVEAFGYDCAWTQPGHITLALDETSASTLRQRGLDAQALLGGGVLWLDAHQVAGQTGAQGLMGGLLNEHFALIEPARLLLALRHHAESLGVCIQYATPVLALEPGLDAVDLVLAAGRISTARVLIASEEAWSLSMAAAREPLTLHQTHLFESAPLATAALQLISRQPRVYGTATADKDYFRVHQGRLLFGSRLGLVPLEAEPQAVVAALRQRLVGYFPSLGDIEVRQVWSGSLGFTPDGLPRTGRSGPVCWGGGYCGSGIATAVSCGRQLAHMALANATPAFTVGEGEPPQRY
- a CDS encoding isocitrate lyase/PEP mutase family protein, which codes for MTDSSLQRRAAFRRQVEARQGLLVAGVFNALSARIASDIGFQALYLSGAGVTNMSLGLPDLGFVGLDEMAGHTARVRDAVALPLIVDADTGFGNALNVRHAVRVLERSGADAIQFEDQVLPKKCGHFNGKEVISSAEMVGKLKAAVDAREDPNLMIIARTDACAVEGMESAIERAHRYVEAGADILFIEATERLGDIRRLPGLFRTPNLINIVIGGKTPTLDRAELADLGYGIVLYANAGLQSAALGMQRALKTLLEHGRLDEDPALVVPFAERQRLVDKARFDQLERAYAGQDR
- a CDS encoding KamA family radical SAM protein, with translation MDNLITKVSANETYNLMPTVRRTQLASPPMRVFSHQRLGQIPQLVKHAPQLMEAISLVARVLPFKVNDYVIKHLIDWHDVPNDPIFRLTFPQAQMLDAEDLERLAHCVRSGAGEQALDTLVQRLRDGMNPHPAQQQLNAPLLDGERLHGVQHKYPQTVLFFPSHGQTCHSYCTFCFRWPQFIGDKSLKFASNDGEQLHRYLARHPEVTDVLFTGGDPLVMTAAHLKRYLEPFLDPALRHVTTIRIGTKALTYWPYRFVSDVDTPQLMAVLRRLVDSGKHVALMAHLNHWRELSTPIAQEAVAALQQLGIVIRAQGPVLKHINDSAATWKRNWEEQVRLGIVPYYMFVERDTGPRDYFQIPLARALSIYSEAIESVSGLAKTARGPSMSAGPGKVEVSGTLELHGQRHFLLKFIQARDSRWLGRPFLARYSETACWLDQLQPPEGQAEFFFEADYRRFMAQASTGGEA